A part of Liolophura sinensis isolate JHLJ2023 chromosome 1, CUHK_Ljap_v2, whole genome shotgun sequence genomic DNA contains:
- the LOC135462063 gene encoding uncharacterized protein LOC135462063, whose product MADSLYTSERLCKVITQNFREDIELKQRLRALEGKRRQALVRIILKTLEIERDIGPLLLPGVSKSAIRAYRRYNKRPADHSSSSGDSKKIVDRRAINEKSYQELIEYRFAQIRANTNNDPDSVTFLRTRSAFNSLRLPDIYSAKRMTESSEKQPIPEMTRGSQKFILAVASRSGQPRRAPQTGCTSSGFTNGRPTTVDFTRKLN is encoded by the exons ATGGCTGACAGTCTATATACCTCAGAGCGATTGTGCAAGGTGATCACACAGAATTTCAGAGAGGATATCGAACTGAAACAAAGACTGAGAGCACTTGAAGGAAAAAGACGTCAGGCTTTGGTGCGGATTATTCTGAAAACTCTAGAAATCGAGAGAGATATCGGACCCTTGCTACTTCCGGGTGTGTCAAAGTCTGCTATCCGTGCTTATCGCC GGTATAACAAAAGACCAGCAGACCACTCGAGTTCATCTGGCGACAGTAAAAAAATTGTGGACAGACGAGCTATCAACGAGAAAAGTTACCAGGAGCTGATCGAATACAGGTTCGCCCAAATCAGGGCAAATACGAACAACGATCCCGACAGCGTTACCTTCCTTAGAACCCGCTCTGCGTTCAACTCACTACGACTACCAGACATCTACAGCGCCAAAAGAATGACAGAGAGCTCAGAAAAACAGCCTATACCGGAGATGACCAGGGGCTCACAGAAGTTCATCTTGGCAGTAGCCTCACGGTCTGGTCAACCACGGAGAGCACCACAGACCGGATGTACTTCGTCTGGGTTCACTAACGGGCGTCCGACCACTGTAGACTTCACACGAAAACTAAATTGA
- the LOC135479595 gene encoding uncharacterized protein LOC135479595 — translation MWNISDISPTFCQSLCDSGFVNTFQLTLANHFKSERPFLNNDRVVSYAKCLLGILHNIVRQREDSHSILRQNLKLFKLFSLSDHLMIKTKATMILSYIVKESETSMITSNQETITFMTLLLRNALESPYHFSTKYGISACEVLNGLNNLAVNDSNKARIVDSGILPLYVSLLQPDCTDSEQLLAAKGLWLISFCKSRKDECLKSGCVEALSRLEKGDNEALCHAARGALWEIQNNVVIGQELIEPLPVEKFASPVNVPHVMISYQWDSKPIMLKVKDKLKDAGYKVWMDVEQMSGSTLEAMALAVEGAAVVIVAMSQKYKDSPSCRTEAEYTYKLRKAVLPLQVEPSYSPDGWLGMLVGTRLYISVYHTDQVDAALAKILSELGNRGKQVSPDNRVTFQRTTQQTEQLIQQSHQQEVGGILPNAGLSVDWRKWSEAQVADWLSKSGINRLSVFPEMDGSLLAELHRMYDRAPEVFFSMLKTELKLLLKERLQLSRALSSLP, via the exons ATGTGGAACATCAGTGATATATCGCCTACCTTCTGTCAGAGTCTATGCGACTCGGGTTTTGTGAATACCTTCCAGTTGACGCTTGCCAACCACTTCAAGTCTGAGAGGCCATTTCTGAACAATGACAGGGTGGTGTCATATGCTAAGTGCCTGCTGGGAATACTGCATAATATTGTACGTCAGAGAGAAGACAGTCATTCAATTCTAAGGCAGAATCTCAAACTCTTCAAGCTGTTCAGTCTGTCCGATCACTTGATGATTAAAACAAAGGCAACAATGATCCTTTCGTACATTGTGAAAGAATCCGAGACCAGCATGATTACATCAAACCAGGAGACCATCACCTTCATGACGTTGTTACTGAGAAATGCCCTCGAATCTCCGTACCACTTCTCCACAAAGTACGGCATCTCTGCCTGTGAGGTTCTGAATGGTTTGAACAACTTAGCAGTCAATGACAGTAACAAGGCGAGGATTGTTGACTCTGGGATTCTGCCACTATATGTGTCTCTCCTCCAGCCTGACTGTACAGACAGTGAACAGCTGCTAGCAGCTAAAGGTCTCTGGCTCATCAGCTTCTGTAAATCCAGGAAAGATGAGTGTCTCAAGAGTGGTTGTGTAGAAG cTTTAAGTAGGTTGGAAAAAGGTGACAACGAGGCGCTGTGTCATGCAGCCAGAGGAGCATTGTGGGAAATCCAGAATAACGTCGTGATCGGACAAGAGTTGATTGAACCTCTGCCAGTGGAGAAATTTG CAAGTCCGGTGAATGTTCCCCATGTGATGATCAGTTATCAGTGGGACTCCAAACCCATCATGTTAAAGGTCAAGGACAAACTGAAGGATGCTGGGTACAAAGTGTGGATGGATGTAGAGCAAATGA GTGGCTCCACCCTGGAAGCCATGGCCCTGGCTGTAGAGGGGGCAGCTGTTGTCATTGTGGCGATGTCCCAGAAGTACAAGGATAGCCCCAGTTGCAGAACAG AGGCTGAGTACACATACAAGTTAAGGAAGGCTGTACTGCCGCTACAGGTTGAGCCCAGTTACTCTCCAGATGGCTGGCTGGGCATGCTAGTTGGAACTCGGCTCTACATCTCTGTTTACCACACGGATCAAGTTGATGCTGCTCTAGCTAAAATATTGTCAGAACTTGGGAACAGAGGAAAGCAGGTGTCTCCAGATAACAGGGTCACTTTTCAGAGAACTACCCAGCAAACTGAGCAGTTGATTCAGCAAAGTCATCAACAGGAAGTAGGTGGAATTCTTCCCAATGCAGGGCTGTCAGTGGATTGGAGGAAGTGGTCAGAAGCTCAAGTGGCAGACTGGTTGTCAAAGTCAGGAATAAACAGACTGTCAGT ATTTCCAGAGATGGATGGCTCCTTGTTGGCAGAGCTGCACAGAATGTACGACAGGGCCCCTGAGGTGTTCTTCTCCATGTTGAAGACTGAGCTAAAGCTGCTACTGAAGGAGAGACTTCAGCTGTCTAGGGCCTTGTCTTCCCTACCATGA
- the LOC135461815 gene encoding protein NCBP2AS2 homolog, whose translation MVLRAILGYLSRNEQLIQKLADSYPMRRAAQMTAFLFFKGKEIGEESMHKLKDSEAMNRLREEAKISGSRFNTFTKEIKDGFKEISDDIKRRQR comes from the exons ATGGTGTTACGGGCGATTTTAGG CTATCTGTCCCGGAATGAACAACTTATACAAAAG CTAGCAGATAGCTACCCAATGCGTAGAGCTGCACAGATGACTGCCTTTCTGTTTTTCAAAGGAAAAGAAATAG GTGAAGAAAGcatgcacaaactaaaagattCTGAGGCTATGAACAGACTGAGAGAAGAAGCAAAGATCAGTGGAAGcaggtttaatacatttactAAAGAGATCAAGGATGGATTCAAAGAAATAAGCGATGACATCAAAAGGCGACAAAGATGA